CAGAAACCCTCCACAGGCTCATGGCCGTACTCTTCCGACCCGTCATAAAGACTATTGGCAGCAGCTATGTTATTATGCCTTATGATGGTACCGAAGAATATGCCGAAATGATGAAGGATATGCCGCTTAATGCCGTCAATGGTGCGCTGGTTTTTTTTTACAGTTTAGCGAGCGAATTACAGGCAGCTACCCAGAAGTATTTGACGGAGGAACTACTGAGGGAAAATCCGCGTCCGAATTTTTCAAGGACTTCGGCTGGTATCCGACGATTAAAAAACTGGCTAAAAACGACATTCTCAAGATCCCGAAGATCGAAAAATTAGGCCTTCACCAATGCCTCGTTTTCCTCGCCTGCGAAATGGTCGAGAGCAAGGTAAAAGCAGCCATCAGGAAAGGAAATAACACCCAAACATCATATTTATAATGAACGGATACAGCCAGCTTTTAAGGTACATAAAACAAATAGCACATCCCCTTGTAAACACTATTACCCAGGGCGATTTTGATAAAGTCGATACTGCAAAGCACAATATCTTCCCGTTGCTGCATGTCGCTATAGGCAATGCCTCGTTTCCTAGCGAAGGCGTAGTGAGATTTAGCATACAGGTAGGCTGCTTCGATATCCGCGACAGTAACAGGCAGGTCAGTGATGATAAGTACTACGACAACGACAATGAGATTGACAACCTCAATGCAACACTGGCCATACTCAACCGTATATGGCTGCTGATGTTGAAAGATTTTGAAGAGCTCAACATATCGGCCAGCGACTCGCCAAGTCTTGATATATGCACAGAGTATGAGCAAAATCTGCTTGATGGCTGGATCATGACATTCGAAGTAGAAACGCCAAATGATATAATTAACCTATGCCAATAAAGGACCTTCTCGAAGAATTAGGCAAAACCGTACAGAAAAATGCCAAGGAAAGGCTTGCCGCATTAGGAAGGTCAGATACCGGCCAGCTCGCAAACAGTATCAAATACGAAGTAAGGTCCGGCAAAGACAACTACAAGCTTACTATCTCTACATTAGAGTATGGTGCTTATATAGATCAGGGAGTAAGGGGCAAAAGCAGTAGTTCCCGGGCACCCCAAAGCCCCTTCCGGTTTGGCAGTGGCAAAGGGAAAAAAGGGGGCCTCACAACAGCAATCGAAACCTGGGTCAAAAGAAAAAAGATACAGTTTAAAGACAAAGGCACCGGGAAGTTCCTTAGCTCCAAACAAACAGCATTCCTGATTACACGTTCGGTTTACAACAAAGGCATAAAAACCTCTGGTTTTTTAACCAAACCCTTTGAAGACGAATTTTTCAGGCTCCCAAAAAAACTTGCAACTGCCTACCTCCCAGAAATACTCGAAGAAATAAGAAAAGCCCTCAAGCAATAACTAAACCTCCAGCTTCTATAATCAACATAGAAACCTCACATCGCTCCAACTAACCAGTCTGAGTGTAGCTCTGCCCCCTCTCCTTGGGAGAGGGGTTGGGGGTGAGACTTAACCAATAAATCCCCTTACAACCGAACAACCAAGAGGGATAAGGCAAGGATTAACCAGCCCGAGTGTAGCTCTCTCCCCTCTCCTTGGGAGAGGGCCTGCCTGCCGGTAGGCAGGGTTGGGGGTGAGGCCAATAAGAATAACACTCCTCTCGGCACGTCACGCTCCCTCTCCTTTGGAGAGGGCCGGGGAGAGGATTAAAAACCAAAACCAATGAGCATCAAAACATTATCCCCGCATTACATAAGCATACCGCTAACAAGCCCGCTCACCGGGGTTATATGCAGCAGCTACGAGGTGCGCATCTATATTTGGGATGGCAGCAAAACCGCAATCCCGGCAGAACCTTCTTACACGATGACAAAAATAAATGCATCGGGATCTTCACGGAGCGACAGGATAAATATCGCCCGCATAGCCAGCGATTTCATCGGGTTTGAGTGTATTCCGCAGCAGGGAACAGTACTCGTCGATGGTAATAACCAGGTGTGGATAAAATACGAATGTTATTACAACGATTCCCCCACTGTGCCGGCGCTTCAGGAAGTAAGCCTCGCGCTTAAAGGCTACGGCTATTTCCTCGAAGGCGAAAATCCGCAGTTGCCATCAAACAAGATACTCCTCACTGGCGACGAGTTCAAAGTCAGCAGGGATGGACGCTTTGTTTTGCCTATCATGGTAGATGAACCGCCTGTACCGATAAGAACGCTTACTATAAACAACTTCGTAAGGTCAACAGGCGTTAACTACACCCTTACCGCTACAGCCAATTTCCCCTACACCGAAATATTTGTATCTGCAAGGCCGGTGGGAAGC
Above is a genomic segment from Flavobacterium album containing:
- a CDS encoding HK97 gp10 family phage protein; this translates as MPIKDLLEELGKTVQKNAKERLAALGRSDTGQLANSIKYEVRSGKDNYKLTISTLEYGAYIDQGVRGKSSSSRAPQSPFRFGSGKGKKGGLTTAIETWVKRKKIQFKDKGTGKFLSSKQTAFLITRSVYNKGIKTSGFLTKPFEDEFFRLPKKLATAYLPEILEEIRKALKQ